Proteins encoded within one genomic window of Leptolyngbya sp. FACHB-261:
- the cphA gene encoding cyanophycin synthetase: MKILKIQTLRGPNYWSVRRHQIVVMRLDLEELAEKPSNLIPGFYDGLVAVLPSLIEHHCSPGCRGGFLSRVAEGTMMGHIVEHVALELQSLAGMSVGFGRTRETSTPGTYQVAIEYKDEKAGRYAARAAVRLCQSIIETGSYERQELEQDTKDLQEIYNESRLGPSTESIVAEAEARDIPWLALNSRAMIQLGWGVYQRRIQATLSDCSSILAVELACDKEGTKRILGDAGVPVPRGTVINYLDELEEAIADVGGFPIVIKPLSGNHGRGITLDVQTKAAAKAAFDAARDVSTSVIVERYYTGRDHRVLVINDQVVAVAERVPALVTGDGKSTLEELIEQTNQDPRRGNGHDNVLTRIEVDRQTWELLDKYGYDLSTVLPKGEVCYLKATANLSTGGVAIDRTDVVHPENLWLMRRVAKIIGLDIAGIDVVTSDISKPLRETGGVIVEVNAAPGFRMHVCPSEGIPRNVAEPVVNMLFPPGAPSRVPIVAVTGTNGKTTTTRLIAHIFKQTGKVVGYTTTDGIYIGDYLIEKGDTTGPQSAQVILQDPTVEVAILETARGGILRSGLGFDHCNVGVVLNVQADHLGIGDINTVEDLAYLKSVVVESAQPDGHAVLNADDPLVVDMANRVKARIAYFSMDPNNPVVRDHARRGGLAAIYENGYLSILKGDWTLRIEQAVNIPLTMGGRAPFMIQNALAASLAAFAQGARMEDIRAALATFNASASQTPGRMNLFDMGRFSALIDYAHNPAGYTALGSFVKNWSGERIGVVGGPGDRRDEDLETLGRLSADIFDRIIIKEAESDQRERPTGDAARWITQGIETVLAQGKQPDCRYEVILNETQAIETALDTAPDGALVVLLAADIAGAVSLIEARQPVRGATPSLSPVAPAPTTTPDNGQQNGSENGQPAYSEAVDPEVISYSHP; this comes from the coding sequence ATGAAGATCCTCAAGATACAGACGCTGCGCGGTCCCAATTACTGGAGCGTCCGACGACATCAGATTGTGGTGATGCGTCTGGACCTGGAAGAGTTGGCAGAGAAGCCCTCCAATCTGATCCCCGGCTTCTATGATGGTCTGGTCGCAGTGCTGCCCAGCCTGATCGAGCATCATTGCTCGCCAGGTTGCCGAGGCGGTTTTTTGAGCCGGGTTGCGGAAGGCACGATGATGGGGCACATCGTTGAGCATGTTGCCCTGGAACTGCAAAGTTTGGCAGGTATGTCGGTGGGCTTTGGGCGGACTCGCGAAACCAGCACGCCGGGGACCTATCAAGTTGCCATCGAATACAAAGACGAAAAGGCAGGCCGTTATGCCGCCCGAGCCGCAGTGCGGCTGTGCCAGTCAATTATTGAGACGGGCTCCTATGAGCGCCAGGAGCTAGAGCAGGATACTAAAGACCTCCAGGAGATTTACAACGAGTCTCGCTTGGGGCCCAGTACTGAATCGATTGTGGCTGAAGCAGAAGCGCGGGACATTCCCTGGTTGGCCCTAAACAGCCGCGCCATGATCCAGTTGGGCTGGGGCGTCTATCAGCGTCGCATTCAAGCAACCCTATCCGACTGCAGCAGCATCCTAGCCGTGGAACTGGCTTGCGACAAGGAGGGCACCAAACGCATTTTGGGCGATGCTGGGGTGCCAGTGCCTCGGGGCACGGTGATTAACTATTTAGATGAGTTAGAGGAGGCTATCGCCGATGTCGGCGGCTTCCCAATTGTGATCAAACCCCTGAGCGGCAACCATGGGCGTGGGATCACGCTGGACGTGCAGACCAAGGCAGCGGCAAAAGCAGCCTTCGATGCAGCGCGCGATGTCTCAACTTCTGTAATTGTCGAGCGCTACTACACAGGGCGAGATCACCGGGTTTTGGTGATTAATGACCAGGTGGTAGCCGTTGCGGAGCGAGTGCCCGCTTTAGTTACAGGCGATGGCAAATCGACCCTAGAGGAATTGATCGAGCAAACCAACCAGGATCCACGGCGCGGCAACGGTCACGACAATGTTCTAACTCGCATTGAAGTCGACCGCCAAACTTGGGAACTGCTCGACAAGTACGGCTACGACCTGAGCACAGTTCTGCCTAAGGGCGAAGTCTGTTATCTCAAAGCCACCGCTAACTTGAGCACAGGCGGCGTTGCCATCGACCGTACTGACGTTGTTCACCCCGAGAACCTCTGGCTGATGCGTCGGGTTGCCAAGATCATCGGTCTCGATATTGCTGGCATTGACGTTGTCACCTCCGATATCTCTAAGCCCTTGCGCGAGACAGGCGGCGTGATTGTCGAGGTGAATGCAGCGCCCGGCTTCCGTATGCACGTCTGCCCCAGCGAAGGGATTCCGCGCAACGTAGCAGAGCCAGTGGTGAACATGCTGTTTCCACCAGGCGCGCCGAGCCGGGTGCCGATTGTGGCAGTGACAGGGACTAACGGCAAAACCACGACCACCCGACTGATCGCCCATATCTTTAAACAGACTGGCAAAGTGGTTGGCTACACCACCACTGATGGTATTTACATTGGCGATTATTTGATTGAGAAGGGCGACACCACTGGTCCCCAAAGTGCTCAGGTCATTTTGCAAGACCCCACGGTCGAAGTCGCAATATTAGAGACGGCCCGGGGTGGCATTTTGCGTTCTGGTTTGGGCTTTGACCACTGCAATGTTGGTGTGGTGCTCAACGTGCAAGCCGACCACTTAGGCATTGGCGACATCAACACGGTAGAAGACCTGGCTTACCTCAAGAGCGTTGTCGTTGAAAGCGCTCAACCTGATGGCCATGCCGTGCTCAATGCTGACGACCCGCTGGTGGTCGATATGGCAAACCGCGTCAAGGCTCGGATTGCCTACTTCAGCATGGATCCCAACAATCCAGTAGTTCGAGATCATGCGCGACGGGGCGGCCTGGCAGCGATCTATGAAAATGGCTATCTCTCGATCCTCAAGGGCGATTGGACCCTACGTATTGAGCAGGCTGTGAACATTCCCCTAACTATGGGTGGTCGCGCGCCTTTCATGATTCAGAACGCCCTGGCAGCTAGCTTAGCCGCCTTCGCGCAAGGGGCTCGCATGGAGGATATTCGAGCGGCTCTAGCGACCTTCAACGCCTCCGCTAGCCAAACTCCCGGTCGCATGAACCTGTTTGACATGGGAAGATTCAGCGCGCTGATCGACTATGCTCACAATCCCGCTGGCTACACGGCGCTGGGCAGCTTTGTCAAAAATTGGTCTGGTGAGCGCATCGGTGTCGTGGGTGGCCCTGGCGATCGACGCGACGAAGACTTAGAAACGCTGGGCAGGCTTTCGGCAGATATATTTGACCGAATCATTATCAAAGAAGCTGAATCCGATCAGCGCGAGCGCCCGACGGGTGATGCGGCTCGCTGGATCACCCAAGGCATCGAGACAGTGCTAGCCCAGGGCAAGCAGCCAGATTGCCGCTATGAGGTGATCTTGAACGAAACCCAGGCGATTGAAACAGCCCTAGACACGGCTCCAGACGGAGCTTTGGTCGTGCTGCTAGCGGCAGATATTGCTGGGGCCGTCAGCCTGATCGAAGCCCGTCAGCCAGTTCGGGGAGCAACCCCGTCGTTGTCCCCTGTAGCGCCTGCCCCCACGACTACCCCAGATAATGGCCAGCAGAACGGCTCAGAAAACGGCCAGCCAGCTTATAGCGAAGCGGTGGATCCTGAGGTAATCAGCTACTCACATCCCTAA
- the gltX gene encoding glutamate--tRNA ligase, translated as MTVRVRIAPSPTGNLHIGTARTAVFNWLYAHRHGGKFILRVEDTDRERSKPEYTQNILDGLQWLGLNYDEGPFFQTERMERYQAAIQQLLERGQAYYCYTSEAELDEMREAQKARGEAPRYDNRHRHLTPEQRAEFEAQGRKPVIRFKIEEPQEISWNDLVRGPVTWNSRDLGGDMVVARSSDDGSPGQPLYNLAVVVDDIDMGITQIIRGEDHIGNTPKQILLYQALGASVPEFAHTPLILNAEGKKLSKRDGVTSIFDFRAMGFLPEALINYMVLLGWSPPDAQELFTLSEAATKFDLDRVNSAGARFDWTRLDWINSQYIHALSPEALVEHLIPVWQQAGYVFDPAADRSWLEQVAALVGPSLTRLPDAVEMTRYLFVPELSLDAEATAQCQQPGVAGVLEAAQAELKNIEALTPELATELLNRVTKDQGVKKGLVMRSMRAVLTRSMKGPDLLQSFILLHQHGLALPRLQEQISSSAA; from the coding sequence GTGACTGTTCGAGTCCGTATCGCTCCCAGCCCCACCGGCAACCTACACATTGGTACTGCCCGCACCGCCGTGTTCAATTGGCTTTATGCCCATCGGCACGGCGGCAAGTTTATTCTGCGCGTTGAAGACACCGACCGAGAGCGTTCTAAGCCTGAGTACACGCAGAACATCCTAGACGGCCTCCAGTGGTTGGGGTTGAACTATGACGAGGGGCCCTTCTTCCAAACGGAGCGGATGGAGCGTTATCAGGCTGCCATTCAGCAGCTGCTTGAACGGGGTCAGGCTTACTACTGCTACACCTCTGAGGCCGAGCTAGACGAGATGCGCGAAGCCCAGAAAGCTAGGGGCGAAGCACCTCGCTACGACAACCGCCACCGCCACCTCACCCCTGAACAACGGGCTGAGTTTGAAGCGCAGGGGCGCAAGCCAGTCATTCGCTTCAAAATTGAGGAGCCCCAGGAAATCAGCTGGAATGACTTGGTGCGGGGACCGGTTACCTGGAACAGCCGTGACCTTGGCGGCGACATGGTGGTTGCCCGGTCCTCAGACGATGGTTCACCCGGTCAGCCGCTCTACAACCTGGCCGTAGTGGTTGATGACATCGACATGGGCATCACGCAAATCATTCGTGGTGAAGACCACATTGGCAATACGCCTAAGCAAATCCTGCTCTATCAGGCGCTGGGCGCGTCGGTGCCGGAGTTTGCCCATACGCCGCTAATTCTCAACGCGGAGGGCAAAAAGCTCTCTAAGCGGGACGGTGTCACCTCGATCTTCGACTTCCGCGCGATGGGCTTTCTACCAGAAGCCCTGATCAACTACATGGTGCTACTGGGTTGGTCACCCCCCGATGCCCAAGAGCTATTCACGCTCTCTGAGGCTGCTACCAAATTTGATCTTGACCGGGTGAACAGCGCTGGGGCGCGGTTTGACTGGACGCGGTTGGATTGGATTAACAGCCAATACATTCACGCCCTTAGCCCAGAAGCTTTGGTAGAACATCTCATCCCCGTGTGGCAGCAAGCCGGTTATGTCTTCGATCCAGCGGCAGACCGATCCTGGTTGGAGCAGGTAGCCGCTTTGGTTGGCCCCAGCCTGACCCGCCTGCCGGACGCCGTAGAGATGACCCGCTATCTGTTCGTGCCGGAGCTGAGCTTGGATGCTGAGGCAACGGCGCAATGCCAGCAACCTGGTGTTGCTGGCGTCCTGGAAGCAGCTCAGGCAGAACTGAAGAATATAGAGGCGCTGACACCCGAGCTCGCCACCGAACTACTCAACCGCGTCACCAAAGATCAGGGCGTGAAAAAAGGACTGGTGATGCGCTCCATGCGCGCGGTCTTGACTAGATCGATGAAGGGACCAGACCTGTTGCAGTCGTTTATATTGCTGCATCAGCACGGCTTAGCTCTGCCCCGGTTGCAAGAGCAGATCTCATCCAGCGCCGCCTAG
- a CDS encoding lipase family protein yields MTRLSSLESERVRWGILFVVLPDATSPLILGKTMTYSPTSMLYSQFEAQAVDYSPINAFCLAKAAQLAYSDSPAIDAQTKLWGFTKERVRFCEDQDTQAFVAANDQIVVLSFRGTTDRNDWATNIGVAFKEETKIGKVHEGFLEALDCVWPRVMTTLDAFQDKNQSLWITGHSLGGALATLATARLRFGLKRPVAGLYTFGSPRAVDEAFADTFNHDFKAQTFRLVHNNDVVTRVPPRSFGYSHVGTFLYIDPKGRIHQDIRFWNNFLANVQGRMSDFLKPGTDGFKDHDIAKYAKHLENNLGKTPEVAVVRYGWIGTGD; encoded by the coding sequence GTGACGAGGCTCAGCAGCCTGGAATCGGAGCGCGTACGCTGGGGCATCCTGTTTGTTGTTCTGCCTGACGCTACCTCACCTCTCATTCTGGGTAAAACGATGACCTATTCTCCTACCTCAATGCTTTATTCGCAGTTTGAGGCTCAGGCAGTTGATTACAGCCCCATTAATGCGTTTTGTTTAGCTAAAGCGGCCCAACTAGCCTATAGCGACTCGCCAGCAATTGATGCCCAAACCAAGCTTTGGGGCTTCACCAAAGAGCGGGTTCGATTCTGCGAAGACCAAGATACTCAAGCGTTTGTTGCGGCTAATGATCAAATTGTTGTTCTGTCGTTTCGTGGCACGACCGACCGCAATGATTGGGCGACGAATATTGGCGTTGCTTTCAAAGAAGAAACCAAGATTGGCAAAGTCCATGAAGGCTTTTTAGAAGCCCTGGATTGTGTTTGGCCAAGGGTGATGACGACCCTAGATGCGTTTCAGGATAAAAACCAATCGCTGTGGATTACAGGCCACAGCTTAGGTGGTGCTCTGGCAACTTTGGCCACAGCCAGACTGCGGTTTGGCCTCAAACGGCCCGTTGCAGGGCTCTACACTTTTGGTTCGCCGCGAGCTGTCGATGAAGCCTTCGCTGACACATTTAACCATGACTTCAAAGCGCAAACTTTTCGCCTAGTTCACAACAATGATGTAGTGACCCGAGTGCCACCCCGCTCCTTTGGCTATAGCCACGTCGGCACCTTTCTCTATATCGACCCCAAGGGCAGAATTCACCAGGACATTCGCTTTTGGAATAACTTCTTGGCCAATGTCCAGGGCCGTATGTCCGACTTCCTAAAGCCGGGAACGGATGGATTCAAAGACCACGATATTGCCAAGTACGCCAAGCACCTGGAAAATAACCTGGGTAAAACACCAGAGGTTGCTGTTGTTCGTTACGGCTGGATAGGTACCGGCGACTGA
- a CDS encoding ABC transporter permease encodes MNTVELDLGRLVLALGLMVIALGLSFWQRLGLEWSLAVATGRTILQLLVVGYVLEFVFALNQPWAVGLVLLVLLTVAALEARNRIGKEVPMVLPLVWSSIFLGTLLPLLYTLLLVIQPGSLAEPQWVIPLAAVVLGNALNGAAIAGEHLTQAISRNRVEVETHLSLGATPEQAVAQYRREAIRMALIPTLNAMMVIGVVTLPGFLAGELLGGVRPVFAVGYQMLIMFILALATLITTLLLTQGLYRQYFNQAQQLILP; translated from the coding sequence GTGAATACAGTCGAGCTGGATTTGGGGCGCTTAGTGCTAGCGCTGGGGCTGATGGTCATCGCTTTGGGGCTGTCGTTCTGGCAGCGTTTGGGCCTGGAGTGGAGCCTGGCTGTGGCTACGGGGCGAACCATCCTGCAACTGTTAGTCGTAGGTTATGTGCTGGAGTTCGTGTTTGCCTTGAATCAACCCTGGGCTGTGGGTTTGGTGCTGTTGGTGCTGCTCACTGTTGCGGCTCTAGAAGCGCGTAACCGGATTGGCAAAGAGGTGCCAATGGTGCTGCCGCTGGTCTGGAGTTCGATTTTTCTAGGGACGCTGCTCCCGCTGCTCTACACCCTATTGCTAGTGATCCAGCCTGGCTCTTTGGCCGAACCTCAGTGGGTGATTCCGCTTGCCGCTGTGGTTCTGGGCAATGCCCTCAATGGCGCAGCCATTGCAGGCGAGCATTTAACTCAGGCAATTAGCCGTAACCGCGTCGAAGTTGAGACTCATCTTTCTCTAGGCGCAACCCCAGAACAGGCCGTGGCGCAATATCGACGCGAGGCAATTCGCATGGCGCTGATTCCTACGCTCAACGCCATGATGGTGATCGGTGTAGTGACCCTGCCAGGATTTCTTGCAGGTGAGTTGTTAGGCGGAGTGCGCCCGGTTTTCGCTGTGGGTTATCAAATGCTGATTATGTTCATACTGGCCTTGGCAACCCTAATTACCACACTGCTGCTGACCCAGGGGCTGTACCGCCAGTATTTCAATCAAGCCCAACAGCTGATCTTGCCCTAG
- a CDS encoding alpha-keto acid decarboxylase family protein → MKTAVSVGNYLIQRLYEHNVHHVFGVPGDFVLGFDKLLEDSAIQFINTCDEQGAGLAADAYARLRGLGAVCVTYCVGGLKVVNATAEAFAEKSPVIVISGAPGTNERIKNPLLHHKVREFDTQYKVFQELTIASAVLDNANTAFAEIDRVIAAVLRYKRPGYLELPRDMVNIPGNPDYQRVEKPESSDPNTLAEALKEAVNLINAAEKPVILADVELHRFGLQEALLQLAEKTNIPVAETILGKSVISELHPSYIGLYEGAMGNEFTRQYVESSDCLIMLGAFLSDLNLGVFTAQLDPKHSIYVTSEKTSIQFHNYEDIRLQDFVQGLIQADIQRRDLKITNYSKPPIAFAPVSGQAVTVARLFKRLNLFLSSDMIVIADVGDALFAGADLFVHDKTRFLSPAYYASLGFAVPASIGAQFANTNTRPLVLVGDGAFQMTGMELSTIARYRLNPIVIVLNNGGYGTERPMLDGAFNDLLLWRYSSLSEVLGAGRGFDVWTEDELETALLESQAHTESFCILDVHLDQQDTSAALQRLTQALGQLVGTQSSVTQSSAAQ, encoded by the coding sequence ATGAAAACCGCAGTTTCCGTTGGCAACTATTTAATCCAAAGACTCTACGAACACAACGTTCACCATGTTTTTGGCGTACCTGGCGACTTCGTGCTCGGTTTCGACAAACTTTTAGAAGACAGCGCCATCCAATTCATCAACACCTGCGACGAACAAGGCGCAGGACTTGCCGCAGACGCCTATGCTCGCTTGCGCGGCCTGGGTGCCGTTTGTGTCACCTATTGTGTTGGCGGCTTAAAAGTAGTTAACGCCACAGCCGAAGCCTTCGCTGAAAAATCCCCCGTGATCGTGATTAGCGGTGCACCGGGCACCAACGAGCGTATCAAAAACCCACTGCTGCATCATAAAGTACGCGAGTTTGATACCCAATACAAAGTCTTTCAAGAACTCACGATTGCCTCTGCGGTGTTGGACAATGCCAACACCGCTTTTGCTGAAATTGATCGCGTGATAGCCGCCGTTCTCCGCTACAAACGCCCCGGCTATCTCGAACTGCCCCGCGACATGGTCAACATCCCTGGCAATCCCGATTATCAAAGAGTTGAAAAACCCGAAAGCAGTGACCCAAACACCCTAGCCGAAGCTCTCAAAGAAGCAGTTAACTTGATTAATGCTGCTGAAAAGCCCGTAATTCTAGCTGACGTTGAGCTGCATCGCTTTGGCCTACAGGAAGCCCTGCTCCAACTAGCTGAAAAAACTAATATTCCCGTTGCCGAAACCATTCTGGGCAAGTCCGTCATTAGCGAATTACACCCCAGCTATATCGGCCTCTACGAGGGGGCAATGGGCAACGAATTCACCCGACAATATGTAGAATCTAGCGATTGCCTGATCATGCTGGGGGCCTTTCTCTCCGACCTCAATCTCGGCGTCTTTACCGCCCAGCTAGATCCTAAACACTCAATTTATGTAACCAGCGAGAAAACCTCAATTCAGTTCCACAACTACGAAGATATTCGCTTACAAGATTTTGTACAGGGTCTAATCCAGGCTGATATCCAGCGTCGAGACCTGAAAATTACCAACTACTCCAAGCCACCAATCGCCTTCGCTCCAGTTTCCGGACAGGCAGTCACCGTTGCAAGACTTTTTAAGCGGCTGAACCTGTTCTTAAGCAGCGACATGATTGTGATTGCTGACGTCGGCGATGCGCTATTTGCTGGAGCCGATCTATTTGTCCATGACAAAACCCGATTCCTTTCACCTGCCTATTACGCTTCTCTGGGTTTTGCCGTTCCTGCTAGCATTGGCGCGCAGTTTGCCAACACCAACACTCGTCCACTGGTGCTAGTCGGTGATGGTGCCTTCCAAATGACCGGCATGGAACTATCAACCATTGCTCGCTATCGGCTCAATCCCATCGTGATTGTGCTGAACAACGGCGGTTATGGCACAGAACGCCCGATGCTCGATGGCGCTTTCAACGACCTGTTGCTCTGGCGCTACAGCAGCCTTTCAGAGGTACTAGGGGCAGGCCGAGGCTTCGATGTTTGGACCGAAGATGAGCTAGAAACCGCACTCCTCGAAAGCCAAGCGCATACCGAGAGTTTCTGCATCCTTGATGTCCATCTCGATCAACAAGACACCTCAGCGGCTCTGCAACGTCTCACCCAAGCGTTGGGACAACTAGTGGGTACCCAATCCTCAGTAACCCAGTCCTCAGCTGCCCAGTAG